GGTGGTGCAAAACACCGACCTGCTGTTGCGCGGTGCGCTGTTCACCCTTGAACTGACGGCCATCGGCGCGGTGCTCGGCGTGGGCCTGGGCATCGTCGGGGCGCTGGTGCGTGCCTGGAACATCCGCCCGTTCTCGGCGATTTTCGGGGTCTACGTCGAGTTGATCCGCAACACGCCGTTTCTGGTGCAGCTGTTTTTCATCTTCTTCGGTTTGCCATCGCTGGGCGTGCAGATTTCCGAATGGCAGGCCGCGGTGCTGGCCATGGTGGTCAACCTCGGGGCTTATTCCACCGAGATCATCCGCGCTGGCATTCAAGCGATTCCCCGTGGGCAACTGGAAGCCGCTGCAGCGTTGGCGATGACCCGGCTCGAAGCCTTCCGCCACGTGATCCTGCTGCCAGCGCTGGGCAAAGTGTGGCCGGCGCTGAGCAGCCAGATCATCATCGTCATGCTCGGCTCGGCTGTCTGCTCGCAGATCGCCACCGAAGAACTGAGTTTTGCCGCCAACTTCATTCAGTCGCGCAACTTCCGCGCCTTTGAAACCTATGCCCTGACCACATTGCTTTACCTGTGCATGGCGCTGCTGATCCGTCAGTTACTGAACTGGATCGGCCGTCGCTACATAGCAAGGAGCGGCCAATGAGCGATTTCACCTTCTGGGACATCGTGCGCAACCTGCTCACAGGCCTGCAATGGACGCTGGCGCTGTCGCTGGTGGCGTTTATCGGCGGCGGGTTGATCGGCTTGCTGATCATGGTCATGCGCATCTCAAAGAAAGCCCTGCCGCGCAGTTTCGCCCGCACCTACATCGAGCTGTTTCAGGGCACGCCGCTGTTGATGCAGCTGTTTCTGGTGTTCTTCGGTGTGGCATTGGCCGGCCTGGAGATTTCGCCGTGGATGGCAGCGGCGATAGCCCTGACACTGTTCACCAGCGCTTACCTGGCGGAGATCTGGCGCGGTTGCGTCGAGTCGATCCCCCACGGTCAGTGGGAAGCCTCGTCAAGCCTGGCACTCAACCCGCTGGAGCAACTGCGCTACGTGATCCTGCCACAAGCCTTGCGCATCGCCGTGGCGCCGACCGTGGGTTTCTCGGTGCAAGTGGTCAAAGGCACCGCCGTGACCTCGATCATCGGCTTCACCGAGCTGACCAAGACCGGCGGCATGCTCGCCAACGCAACCTTCGAACCGTTCATGGTCTACGGCCTCGTGGCCCTCGGTTACTTCCTGCTCTGCTACCCCTTGTCCCTCAGTGCGCGCTACCTGGAAAGGAGACTGCATGCCTCTGCTTAGAATTTCCGCCCTGCATAAATATTACGGCGACCACCATGTGCTCAAAGGCATCGACCTGAGCGTCGAGGAAGGCCAGGTGGTGGCGATCATCGGCCGCAGCGGCTCGGGCAAATCGACGTTGCTGCGCACGTTGAATGGCCTGGAGTCGATCAACGACGGGGTCATCGAAGTCGATGGCGAATACCTCGATGCCGCCCGCGCCGACCTGCGCAGCCTGCGGCAGAAAGTCGGGATGGTGTTTCAGCAGTTCAACCTGTTCCCGCACCTGACCGTGGGCGAAAACGTGATGCTCGCGCCCCAGGTGGTACAGAAAGTGCCCAAGGCCAGAGCGGCGGAGTTGGCGCGGGAGATGCTGGAACGGGTCGGGCTCGGCGAGAAGTTTGATGCCTTCCCGGATCGGCTGTCCGGCGGGCAACAACAGCGCGTGGCGATTGCCCGTGCGCTGGCGATGTCGCCCAAGGTGTTGCTGTGTGACGAGATCACCTCGGCGCTGGACCCGGAATTGGTCAATGAGGTGCTGAGCGTGGTTCGGCAATTGGCCAAAGAGGGTATGACGCTGATCATGGTCACCCATGAAATGCGCTTTGCCCGGGAGGTTGGGGATAAGTTGGTGTTCATGCATCTGGGGAAGGTGCATGAGGTCGGGGATCCGAAGATTCTGTTCGCGAATCCGCAGACGGCGGAGCTGGCGAATTTCATTGGTACTGTGGAAGCGACAGCCTGAAAGCTCTTTAAGGTCTGTGATGGCCTCATCGCGGGCTTGCCCGCGATTGACCGCGCTGCGGTCATCTACAGGGTTGCGCAGGATCAAGGGTTTGAACACTGCGCGTTGGCGTCAGCGTTTGATCGTGGCACGATGTCTGGGTTATCGACCGAGACCCCCTGACCATGCCGCAATCCCAAGCCAAGAATCTGTCCCTGATCGCCGCAATCGACCTGGGCTCCAACAGCTTTCACATGGTCGTGGCCAAGGCCCAGAACGGCGAAATCCGTATTCTCGAGCGTCTCGGGGAGAAGGTCCAGCTGGCCGCGGGCATCGACGAAGAGCGCCAGCTCAGTGAAGAATCCATGCAGCGCGGGCTCGATTGCCTCAAGCGCTTCGCCCAACTGATCAACGGTATGCCCCAGGGCGCCGTGCGGATCGTCGGCACCAACGCCCTGCGTGAAGCCCGCAACCGCAACGAATTCATCCACCGCGCCGAAGAAATCCTCGGTCACCCGGTAGAAGTCATCTCCGGCCGCGAAGAAGCGCGCCTGATCTACCTCGGTGTGTCCCACACCCTCGCCGACACCCCGGGCAAGCGCCTGGTGGCCGACATCGGCGGCGGCAGTACTGAATTCATCATCGGCCAGCGCTTCGAACCGCTGCTGCGCGAAAGCCTGCAAATGGGTTGCGTCAGCTACACCCAGCGCTATTTCAAGGACGGCAAGATCACCCCGGCCCGCTACGCCCAGGCGTACACGGCGGCGCGGCTGGAGATCATGAGCATTGAACACGCCCTGCACCGCCTGACCTGGGATGAAGCCATCGGCTCCTCAGGCACCATCCGCGCCATCGGCCTGGCGCTGAAGGCCGGCGGTCATGGCTCGGGCGAGGTCAACGCCCAGGGCCTGGCCTGGCTCAAGCGCAAGCTGATCAAACTCGGCGACGTCGAGAAAATCGACTTCGAGGGCATCAAGCCTGACCGCCGGGCGATTTTCCCGGCCGGCCTGGCCATTCTCGAAGCAATCTTCGATGCCCTCGAACTCCAGCGCATGGACCACTGTGAAGGCGCCCTGCGCGAAGGCGTGCTCTATGACCTGCTGGGCCGTCATCATCATGAAGACGTCCGTGAGCGCACGCTCAGCTCGCTGATGGAGCGTTACCACGTCGATCTGGAGCAAGCGGCGCGGGTCGAACGCAAGGCGCTGCATGCCTTCGATCAGGTGGCCGAGGATTGGGACCTGGATGACGGCGTCTGGCGCGAGTTGCTGGGCTGGGCCGCCAAGGTCCATGAAGTGGGCCTGGACATCGCTCACTATCAGTATCACAAACACGGTTCGTACCTGATCGAGCACTCGGACCTTGCCGGGTTCTCCCGCGAAGACCAATTGATGCTCGCGCTATTGGTGCGCGGCCACCGCCGCAATATTCCCAAGGACCGGTTTGCCGATTTTGGCGACGATGGCATCAAGCTGATTCGCCTGTGCGTACTGCTGCGCTTTGCGATCCTGTTCCATCACATCCGCGGCACCCAGGAAATGCCTCAGGTGGTGTTGCACGCCAATGGCCACAGCCTGGATGTGCAGTTCCCGGAGAACTGGCTGGACGAAAACCAGCTGACCCAGGCCGACTTCGCCCTGGAAGCGGAGTGGCTGACGCGGGTCGGTTTCACCCTGAACGTCCGCTAAAAACCCGGAGCGAACACAATCCCTGTGGCGAGGGAGCTTGCTCCCGCTGGGGTGCGAAGCGCCCCCAAAAGAGGGACTGCTGCGCAGTCCAGCGGGAGCAAGCTCCCTCGCCACAGGCATCTCGCTACAAACAAAAATGGCGATCCGCAGGGATCGCCATTTTTTATGCAGCGTGCAGGGTCAACGCACAGCCAGAATCGGACTGCCCAACCGCTCCAGCAACGTGGCCTGCGCACTGCGCGGGTTCTGGTTGCCGGTTGGCGTGTTGCGGATGTAACGACCGTCCGCCTGCAGGCTCCAGCTGTGAGTATTGTCGGTCAGGTAAAGCTCCAGCTCTTTCTTGACCCGCATGATCAGCTTCTTGCCTTCCACCGGGAAGCAAGTCTCGACGCGCTTGTCGAGGTTGCGCTCCATCCAGTCGGCACTGGACAGGAACATCTGCTCGTCACCGCCATTCAAGAAGTAGAAGACTCGCGTGTGCTCCAGGAAGCGACCGATGATCGAGCGCACGTGGATGTTGTGCGAAACCCCGGCGATGCCCGGACGCAGGCAGCACATGCCACGCACCACCAGATCGATGCGCACGCCCGACTGGCTGGCCTTGTACAACGCACGGATGATCTTCGGATCGGTCAGCGAGTTGAACTTGGCGATGATGTGCGCCGGTTTGCCGTCGAGGGCGAACTGAGTCTCACGGGCAATCATGTCGAGCATGCCCTTCTTCAACGTGAACGGCGCGTGCAGCAGCTTCTTCATGCGCAGGGTCTTGCCCATGCCGATCAGCTGGCTGAACAGTTTGCCGACGTCTTCGCACAAGGCGTCATCGGAGGTCAGCAAGCTGTAGTCGGTGTACAAACGGGCGTTGGCGGCGTGGTAGTTACCCGTACCCAAGTGGGCGTAACGCACAATCTCGCCGGCCTCGCGACGCAGAATCAGCATCATCTTGGCGTG
This DNA window, taken from Pseudomonas fluorescens NCIMB 11764, encodes the following:
- a CDS encoding amino acid ABC transporter permease, which encodes MSYQFDFIPVVQNTDLLLRGALFTLELTAIGAVLGVGLGIVGALVRAWNIRPFSAIFGVYVELIRNTPFLVQLFFIFFGLPSLGVQISEWQAAVLAMVVNLGAYSTEIIRAGIQAIPRGQLEAAAALAMTRLEAFRHVILLPALGKVWPALSSQIIIVMLGSAVCSQIATEELSFAANFIQSRNFRAFETYALTTLLYLCMALLIRQLLNWIGRRYIARSGQ
- the ppx gene encoding exopolyphosphatase, with amino-acid sequence MPQSQAKNLSLIAAIDLGSNSFHMVVAKAQNGEIRILERLGEKVQLAAGIDEERQLSEESMQRGLDCLKRFAQLINGMPQGAVRIVGTNALREARNRNEFIHRAEEILGHPVEVISGREEARLIYLGVSHTLADTPGKRLVADIGGGSTEFIIGQRFEPLLRESLQMGCVSYTQRYFKDGKITPARYAQAYTAARLEIMSIEHALHRLTWDEAIGSSGTIRAIGLALKAGGHGSGEVNAQGLAWLKRKLIKLGDVEKIDFEGIKPDRRAIFPAGLAILEAIFDALELQRMDHCEGALREGVLYDLLGRHHHEDVRERTLSSLMERYHVDLEQAARVERKALHAFDQVAEDWDLDDGVWRELLGWAAKVHEVGLDIAHYQYHKHGSYLIEHSDLAGFSREDQLMLALLVRGHRRNIPKDRFADFGDDGIKLIRLCVLLRFAILFHHIRGTQEMPQVVLHANGHSLDVQFPENWLDENQLTQADFALEAEWLTRVGFTLNVR
- a CDS encoding amino acid ABC transporter ATP-binding protein produces the protein MPLLRISALHKYYGDHHVLKGIDLSVEEGQVVAIIGRSGSGKSTLLRTLNGLESINDGVIEVDGEYLDAARADLRSLRQKVGMVFQQFNLFPHLTVGENVMLAPQVVQKVPKARAAELAREMLERVGLGEKFDAFPDRLSGGQQQRVAIARALAMSPKVLLCDEITSALDPELVNEVLSVVRQLAKEGMTLIMVTHEMRFAREVGDKLVFMHLGKVHEVGDPKILFANPQTAELANFIGTVEATA
- a CDS encoding amino acid ABC transporter permease; this translates as MSDFTFWDIVRNLLTGLQWTLALSLVAFIGGGLIGLLIMVMRISKKALPRSFARTYIELFQGTPLLMQLFLVFFGVALAGLEISPWMAAAIALTLFTSAYLAEIWRGCVESIPHGQWEASSSLALNPLEQLRYVILPQALRIAVAPTVGFSVQVVKGTAVTSIIGFTELTKTGGMLANATFEPFMVYGLVALGYFLLCYPLSLSARYLERRLHASA